The Flavivirga eckloniae genomic interval TAGAGGTTTATTGTTTAAACAAATTAGGTTTATAAAAAACCGTCGTGATCTGCAATTGCATAAAACTTTAGCTTTTATGCATCACATTGCTAAAACACACGAAAATATTTCACATCCACATACTATTAAAATACTCAATAATTTTCAAGGGTATACACGTTCTACACTTCAGAAGTTGGTAAATAAAAACTATGTAACATTGAACGGAAACATGTGGAGCCTAACGGAAGAAGGCTTTAAAACAGCCGCTAATTTATACAATCAACAATCTGAAAATAATGAGTAGCGCACAGATAGAAATACAACTTATTGCCAGTTTAGTTGCCGTTGCTTGCGCCATTCCGGGTACGTTTTTAGTTCTGCGAAAAATGGCAATGATTAGCGATGCTATTAGCCATTCTATTTTACCCGGTATTGTTATTGGTTTTTTTATTACTCAAGATTTAAACTCACCGTTGTTAATTCTTTTGGCAGCGTTAACGGGTATTATTACAGTGATTTTGGTAGAATATATTCAAAAAACTGGGCTGGTAAAGGAAGATACTGCCATTGGCTTAGTATTTCCTGTATTGTTTAGTATTGGTGTTATTTTAATTGCCAAAAACGCCAATGATGTTCATTTAGATGTAGATGCTGTACTGTTAGGCGAATTGGCTTTTGCTCCTTTTGATAGGTTGTTCATTGCCGGAGTAGATGTTGGTCCAAAATCGTTATGGATTATTGGCTGTATTTTATTAATCACTTTCGGATTGTTATTTGCGTTCTTTAAAGAACTTAAATTAAGCACTTTTGATGCTGGTTTATCTGCTTCTCTAGGGTTTTCACCTGCGGTACTTCATTATGGTCTTATGACGGTTTCTTCGGTTACAACTGTTGGGGCTTTTGATGCTGTTGGGGCTATTTTAGTGGTTGCTTTAATGATTGCTCCCGCTGCTACTGCCTATTTGCTTACCACCAATTTAAAACGCATGCTTGCTTATGCTATTTGCTTTGGTGTATTTAGCGCTATTTCGGGTTATTGGGTGGCGCATTGGTTAGATGCTTCCATTGCAGGTTCTATCACGACTATGTTGGGCTTACTATTTTTAATAGTTTACTTATTTGCTCCAAACAAAGGTGTTATTGCTGTACTTTACCGTGAAAAACAACAACGCACAGAAGTATCCTTACTTACCTTTTTATTGCATTTAAGGAACCATAACGAAGAAGAGGAACGTCATGTAAATCACCTTAACGAACATATTAATTGGCAAAAGGTTCGTTCTAAAACGGTACTGGATTTAGCACTCAAAAACAATATGATTCTTATTAATAATGACATCGTATCATTAACAAAAAAAGGAACCGATTTCACATCTCAAGCTATCGATTATATTATTACCAACGAAGACTCCAAAATTGAACATATGAAGGATGATTTCTTCTTGTTTAGGGGATGATGTCATTCAGAATGACTTGTGCTGAGCGGAACCGAAGCAAGCGAACCTGCCGGCAGGCATGGAATCTCTTAATCTTAGTTGCCCACCCTACTAGATTCTTCAGTCGTTCCTCCCTGTCTGCCGACAGACAGGCTTATGAAT includes:
- a CDS encoding metal ABC transporter permease, yielding MSSAQIEIQLIASLVAVACAIPGTFLVLRKMAMISDAISHSILPGIVIGFFITQDLNSPLLILLAALTGIITVILVEYIQKTGLVKEDTAIGLVFPVLFSIGVILIAKNANDVHLDVDAVLLGELAFAPFDRLFIAGVDVGPKSLWIIGCILLITFGLLFAFFKELKLSTFDAGLSASLGFSPAVLHYGLMTVSSVTTVGAFDAVGAILVVALMIAPAATAYLLTTNLKRMLAYAICFGVFSAISGYWVAHWLDASIAGSITTMLGLLFLIVYLFAPNKGVIAVLYREKQQRTEVSLLTFLLHLRNHNEEEERHVNHLNEHINWQKVRSKTVLDLALKNNMILINNDIVSLTKKGTDFTSQAIDYIITNEDSKIEHMKDDFFLFRG